In Phaseolus vulgaris cultivar G19833 chromosome 3, P. vulgaris v2.0, whole genome shotgun sequence, the sequence tttattatttattttccttctACCAATTTTTCAATGTTAGTGTCTTTCATGATCTTCCTCTAGTTGTTATTATGTCTATCCATGTAAATCTTACCATATTTACATGATTTATGAGTTAAAATAACTTACTTACTCAATGATCTTAAGATGtcttctttaaaataatttgttattatattatgataatcaaagcattttttttatattaatgtaAATCATGTTTATGTGATTAtcatcttatttaaaaaaaagtctaGATGGTTTGGTCTGATTCCTCCATATATCTAATTTCTAAACTATTTTTTACAAGTATAACAAAATTAGTGTTAATAAACATTTCCTTATCGCTAGACTATTGCACAAAAGTCTCAATTTGGCTGAATCATCAAATTAAAAAGCAACTACACAGTTTTTAATAAAGGATACTCTGGCACTAAGTAATATAAGAAAGATTGTCAAGGTCTAGAAACTTACAAGGTGTAgtcaattattttctttattgatCTTATTCTAGAGCTAATGATAAATGACTCTATATACATTATGTATTTTGTATATTTAGACATATATAGATAAAGTAAAAATTTGTCTTCTGTATGATTTATAGAGGTTAATacaattttaagtttttatttataaattttattgtgTTTTTTCATAAGTGGGTTGAACTGTCACAAGGTTGTGCATATGGAAAAATCAGAAGAGAATATGAtgattagaaaataataaaatttataatggaACCTAATAAAAGTTTGagataaagtaaaaatattccGTAAGATGCAATGGAGAGGACATAtgaattttgaaagaatttttttgaGAGCTTTATGAGATTATGAATTTGTTTTTGATGAAAATGTGATAATGAAGAAATAAAAGTTCAAATCAtgtataaagattttaaatttaaatgcaTGAAACTAAATTatagatattaaaatataaaaaattgatgaGAGAAATGAAGTCCGATAAGGAGAGCATTGGAAGGTGGGAATAGGTTTGTATTTGTCCGATGTTAAGTTTGTGAATTAAGAAGTGCATCCTAGGTAGCTGGGCATTGATATGCATTATGTGTGTTATTGTGGTTTGAGAACATGGGAGTGAGAAAATATAGCACATTCTGATGGGGgcagaaaagaaaggaaaaggagGTGGTGATGAAAAAATGATTTGTTCAATTATGTGATGACCCGTGAGAGAGTGAGCCAAAAGCTTAACTGCCTCAAATCCCTCCCACAGTGCCCACCATTACATGACAAAACCCCAACTCCCATATACAAACAATTTGCTGGCCGGCTGCTTCACATGCCTCCAAAATCCAACACGAGCAGTGCTCCTACGGCTACAGGTACTACCCTCTCTCCACTGCCTCCCTCTTATATttcatctctctctctctttgaaAACAAACCAAAAtcagaaaagataaaaagggtTAATTATCTCTGGAGAGTGGAGTGGGATTAGCACCTTTTGTAGCCATGAAAGTGATGTTCTCAGCACTACTCCTTTTGCCATCTGAAAAAGCCTGAACTCCCCCTAGAAGGGTCTCTTTTGCCCAATTTGACTTCAAATATGTTTTCTCGGGCCGAGAGTTTCCCCTCCACCGATCAGTCTCTGTTGGGAAGAACGATAATATAATCCCTCAAGAAAAAGCTGAACTGTCTATTTTGTGAGCAGAATTCTCCCAAACTCTACTGCCAATTTTCACCCACAACTTGGATCGCTTCCCAATGGCAAAGGTACCCACTACTAGTCAGGTCACTTTCCCTTTTCCCCTCTTCTCTCGTTAATTCTCCTTTCACCTCTGcccaactttcttctccttccttttaATTCATTCAAAACCCATCATCCCAACACCTGCGCTGTCCATGACGCAATTCACACCCCAACTGCCTCCCTTCCACCAAATCACACCCCTCCCCAACCCTACCATGAACAAAAACCAAATCCCTAGGACTAGGCCCTGGCCTGCAGGCTTTCCTACCTCCAAGGCCTTAACCAACTTCGGAGACGCTAACTGCATGGAACAGTTACTTGTTCACTGTGCCAACGCCATTCAAACAAACGACGTAACCCTCGCACAACAAATCCTTTGGGTCCTCAACAACATAGCCTCCCCCGACGGCGACTCCAATCAACGTCTTGCCTCCAGCTTCCTCCGCGCTCTCACCGCACGTGCCGCCCAAACCAAGATGCTCGTCGCTGTAGCCGATCACGACCGCACCAACCTCTCCATAGACACCCACAAATTCTCCGTCATCGAGCTCGCCAACTTCGTCGACCTAACTCCCTGGCACCGCTTCGGCTTCACCGCCGCCAACGCTGCCGTCCTAGCAGCCACCGAGGGCTTCTCCGTCATCCACATCGTCGACCTGAGCCTCACGCATTGCATGCAGATTCCCACGCTCATCGACGCCATCGCCAGCCGCCACGAGGTCACTCCCCTCATTAAACTTACTGTTGCCGATGCCACCTGCAGAGACATCCCTCCTATGCTCGACCTCTCCTACGACGAACTCGGCGCCAAGTTGATCAATTTCGCAAGGTCCAGAAACGTCGTCATGGAATTCAGAGTGGTTTCTTCCACTTACCAAGACGGCTTCGCGGGTTTGATCGAACAGTTAAGAGTGCAACAACAACATTTTGTTTACGCAGCAGAACCTCGCTCCTGTGAGGCTTTGGTTATCAACTGTCACATGATGCTTCACTACATCCCCGACGAATCCCTACACGCAATTCCTGAAACTGACTTGGCCTCTTTGCTCTACGATTCTTCTTCTGCTGCTGCTTCTTCTGCTGTTAGTGTTACTTCCACTTCCTCGCTGCGATCCTTGTTCCTTAAATCCCTGCGGGGTTTGGATCCAACGGTTGTAATCTTGGTAGATGAAGATGCGGATTTGACATCCAATAACTTGGTTTGCAGGCTAAGATCTGCGTTTAACTATCTATGGATACCTTACGACACTGTGGACACGTTCCTTCCACGAGGGAGCAAGCAAAGACAGTGGTACGAAGCAGACAtttgctggaagattgagaaCGTGATAGCGCACGAAGGGATTGAGAGGGTGGAGAGGGTTGAGCCTAAGACTAGGTGGGAGCAGCGAATGAAAAACGCGAACTTTCAAGGGGTGGCTTTCAGTGATGACTCTGTTGCGGAGGTGAAGGGCATGCTTGATGAGCATGCTGCGGGGTGGGGATTGAAGAGGGAAGATGAACACATTCTCCTCACTTGGAAAGGACACAACGTCGTCTTTGCCTCTGCTTGGTTACCTGCTTGAACATCATTTTTTCCCGCTTTCTACTTTATCAATAACAGACATTCATTATTTTCCTATTTACTCTTTCTTAGTAACTTTCTTAAATAGTAACATTCTACTTTTTAGAGTAAATAACTAGATCACAACTTACTTTTAGGTCTTTCTCATGCTTTTAGATACTATCAATGCAGctctttcatttttttcctggtgcatttttattatttctagACATTCTTGagattttaaacattttatccAAAATTCAAATCTATGATAGTTTAATTGTCTCTTGGTAACCAAAAGCCGTTAATTTTGAAATGAGAAGAGGTCAACGAATGTCTTAATgactaaaaacatttttattgaaaattgcAATATCATTAAAGTACATTTTTAccatattttgttttctgttaaTTTCTCTGAACAAGTGCCTTTTAACTAAACAGTAAATTTTGAAGATGAAATCTATGACCACTGAATCCTTGACCACCTGAAACAAATAATGGTGAGGGTGCATTAAATGCGAAGCTAGTGACAGTCTATTATATACTCCTGTAAAATTGTGCGGTGTTTCCTAGGTATAATTGTAGTAGATCATTATGGACGTGTGATCTTCACTTTTTGTTTGCTATATGTGATGGTAAGAATTGGATTCCCCTATCTCAGGTACAACCAAAAAAACAGTATTCTTATAAATCTTATCCTTTACTAAACTTACGATAACTTTAGTACTTCCTTTCTTGtagaatatttatatatataatgcaAGATAAAAGTTACAATAGTATCAGGCCAGAAGATAACATGAGACTAACCAGAGACTATTAAGTTTGTAACACGGTACATACAAATTTCAAAAGCTAACCAAAAGGCAAGAGATTGCCTAATTGCACCAAATAGAAATTTCTTCCATATGTAACACCCATATGATCATCTCCCTCACCTGACCCCTGTTCTTCAAGCATCTCCCCCCAccctccttcaaacgc encodes:
- the LOC137808234 gene encoding scarecrow-like protein 32, which gives rise to MTQFTPQLPPFHQITPLPNPTMNKNQIPRTRPWPAGFPTSKALTNFGDANCMEQLLVHCANAIQTNDVTLAQQILWVLNNIASPDGDSNQRLASSFLRALTARAAQTKMLVAVADHDRTNLSIDTHKFSVIELANFVDLTPWHRFGFTAANAAVLAATEGFSVIHIVDLSLTHCMQIPTLIDAIASRHEVTPLIKLTVADATCRDIPPMLDLSYDELGAKLINFARSRNVVMEFRVVSSTYQDGFAGLIEQLRVQQQHFVYAAEPRSCEALVINCHMMLHYIPDESLHAIPETDLASLLYDSSSAAASSAVSVTSTSSLRSLFLKSLRGLDPTVVILVDEDADLTSNNLVCRLRSAFNYLWIPYDTVDTFLPRGSKQRQWYEADICWKIENVIAHEGIERVERVEPKTRWEQRMKNANFQGVAFSDDSVAEVKGMLDEHAAGWGLKREDEHILLTWKGHNVVFASAWLPA